In Providencia sneebia DSM 19967, one DNA window encodes the following:
- the lpxL gene encoding LpxL/LpxP family Kdo(2)-lipid IV(A) lauroyl/palmitoleoyl acyltransferase: protein MYAKNTFSLKLLHPKYATTWLGIFVLFLLVQLPYKWLVWLGSFLGGKSKYFIKRRVSIIRRNLELCFPDKNAEEIDALVVENLKSLGIALFETGIAWFWSDKKVKKLFQVKGLSNYQNAVAKNKGVIIIGVHFMSLELGGRIMGLCFPVNAMYRPHNNKAMEYIQTKGRCRSGKGMIDRKNLRFMVQELKSGKAIWFAPDQDFGRKGTIFAPFFSIKDTSTSKGTSTLAQLSDSPTLTVTLLRNKTGPYYDLILGEEIAGYPSHDPLNDATIINSVLEKEIMKAPEQYLWAHRRFKTRPTGESSLYN, encoded by the coding sequence ATGTACGCCAAAAACACGTTTTCGTTAAAGTTACTACACCCGAAATATGCTACAACATGGCTAGGGATCTTCGTTTTATTCTTGTTAGTTCAACTTCCTTATAAATGGCTTGTTTGGCTTGGTTCATTTTTAGGGGGAAAGTCGAAATATTTTATTAAAAGAAGAGTTTCAATTATTAGAAGAAACCTAGAATTATGTTTTCCCGATAAAAATGCTGAAGAAATAGATGCATTAGTTGTTGAGAATCTAAAATCATTAGGTATTGCATTATTTGAAACGGGAATTGCATGGTTCTGGAGTGATAAAAAAGTAAAAAAATTGTTCCAAGTGAAGGGGCTATCTAATTATCAGAATGCCGTTGCGAAAAATAAAGGCGTGATTATTATCGGGGTTCATTTTATGTCACTGGAGTTAGGTGGCAGAATAATGGGGCTCTGTTTTCCTGTTAATGCGATGTATCGTCCGCATAATAATAAAGCTATGGAATATATTCAAACAAAAGGTCGTTGTAGATCGGGTAAAGGAATGATTGACCGCAAAAATTTAAGGTTTATGGTTCAAGAATTGAAAAGTGGTAAAGCAATATGGTTTGCTCCTGACCAAGATTTTGGCCGGAAAGGCACAATCTTCGCACCATTCTTTTCAATTAAAGATACATCAACCTCAAAAGGGACCTCAACACTAGCACAATTATCTGACTCACCAACGTTGACAGTGACATTATTACGCAATAAAACCGGTCCATATTATGATTTGATCTTAGGTGAAGAAATAGCGGGTTATCCATCACATGATCCATTGAATGATGCAACGATAATTAATTCTGTATTAGAAAAAGAGATAATGAAAGCACCAGAACAATATTTGTGGGCCCATCGGAGATTTAAAACTCGCCCGACTGGAGAATCATCATTATATAATTAA
- the rcsD gene encoding phosphotransferase RcsD: MYKQPLLKTTILARLFYLFILLLMVTLFLSLYNSYSLWRNNHQAILTTMAKQLSYQFDDYRYQANSLYKLANEKSVTHPPVSEINTLHSTLTKIRHDVSWLSSSNQTIDSIIFGSDKPQNIILATELSDYMEVVWADRNEYNSMYFLNGSDNTLILVTTHSILKPELRYKESYLILSAEEKRADMLTQSTLLDKREVISNVQKIPQVNDYFYTYRLMFNSPGQLTSVISFDVSMASILPVGLIGTNFSIAPLSNEHNNNVVLRDMHVVFSQAIPGSHYQLFYKSSLKDVAIGIIGYNFWLLICMVFVVLLVFFTSIFIRNRIISPNIEMLNELKFKDSLNNDLINNINYGILVYDFSSNKKILSNNLINPLLPSMELSHIKEMAIHNHDMIQVSIENIVYEVILVNVSMKEDTYLFIVIDKDKEALAQKRQELANKEYQRIIQLRKIIFENMHNEIHPPLLEMSKSIETLEQLSELERQNRINEIILQLSYINRWFDHIHLLNKIELSTLSLKTENVSIGHLVSQFLKQNLPLFRRKGLCLYFYNQVNIDSLFTVNAEYLHTVLQLILEYSIDTTSFGKIAITLNYQNDKKEISIDIKDSGAGLTSEELLNIQHPFSGKIQTPSSFTRSGVTFYLCRMLCKKMGGRFTIHSSIAIGSHYKITLPIESATIVDNYPPLLEDINIRLSLHNLDVSRIIKNTLTHYGAKLLDLNENSHHNDWDLLITDNDDNDYKNIVKVSGNIININKVTPQYIEANYNFANELIDAISLLIENSELEYENSLSSHSVTVINDEDFSMNDKSLENILLTYRNTLSKSDYKDLFITTVPMDINKLYNSESVEDLTELKNTAHRLKGVFAMLDFKFLHKICENLELYIAEENSIKISDSIRKLDISVKKLMPEGNL, from the coding sequence ATGTACAAACAACCTTTGTTAAAAACAACGATACTGGCGCGTTTATTTTACCTCTTCATCCTGTTACTCATGGTGACGCTCTTTCTTTCACTATATAACTCCTATTCGTTATGGCGAAATAACCACCAAGCCATTTTAACCACCATGGCAAAACAGTTATCTTATCAATTTGATGATTATCGCTACCAAGCGAATTCGCTATATAAATTAGCTAATGAAAAATCCGTTACACACCCTCCTGTGTCAGAGATCAATACGCTGCACTCAACTTTAACAAAAATACGTCATGACGTTTCCTGGTTAAGCAGCTCCAATCAAACAATTGACAGCATTATATTTGGTAGTGACAAACCACAAAATATTATACTGGCGACTGAGCTGTCTGATTATATGGAAGTTGTTTGGGCTGATCGTAATGAATACAATTCAATGTATTTTCTTAATGGTTCTGATAACACACTCATTCTCGTTACAACACACTCTATTTTAAAACCAGAGCTACGCTATAAAGAAAGCTATCTCATCCTTTCCGCTGAAGAAAAACGCGCGGACATGCTTACCCAATCTACATTACTAGATAAAAGAGAAGTCATCTCAAATGTGCAAAAAATACCGCAGGTAAATGACTATTTTTATACTTATCGATTAATGTTTAACTCACCAGGTCAATTAACGAGTGTTATTTCTTTTGATGTCTCAATGGCGTCAATATTACCTGTAGGTTTAATAGGTACAAATTTTTCAATTGCACCACTCAGTAATGAACATAATAACAATGTTGTTCTGCGTGATATGCACGTTGTTTTCTCACAAGCTATTCCAGGAAGTCATTATCAATTATTTTATAAATCTTCATTAAAAGACGTAGCCATTGGGATTATTGGTTACAATTTCTGGTTACTGATTTGCATGGTATTTGTTGTATTACTGGTATTTTTTACAAGTATATTTATTCGTAATCGGATTATTTCCCCTAATATTGAGATGTTAAATGAATTAAAATTTAAAGATTCATTAAATAACGATCTTATCAATAATATTAATTACGGGATCTTAGTTTATGATTTTTCAAGCAATAAAAAGATATTAAGTAACAATCTTATAAACCCATTATTACCTTCAATGGAGCTATCTCATATCAAAGAAATGGCTATCCATAACCACGACATGATCCAAGTCTCAATTGAAAATATTGTTTATGAAGTCATTTTAGTCAACGTCAGTATGAAGGAAGATACTTATCTATTTATTGTTATTGATAAAGATAAGGAAGCATTAGCACAAAAACGGCAAGAACTTGCTAATAAGGAATATCAAAGAATAATTCAGCTTAGAAAAATTATCTTTGAAAACATGCATAATGAAATTCATCCTCCTTTACTTGAAATGAGCAAATCGATTGAAACGCTGGAGCAATTATCAGAGCTAGAGCGACAAAATCGTATAAATGAAATTATTCTACAGCTAAGCTATATAAATCGTTGGTTTGACCATATTCATTTATTAAATAAGATTGAATTGTCAACACTGTCACTAAAAACAGAAAACGTTTCTATTGGTCATTTAGTGAGCCAGTTTTTAAAGCAAAATCTTCCGTTATTTAGACGTAAAGGGCTCTGTCTGTATTTCTACAATCAAGTAAATATTGATTCTTTATTTACAGTTAATGCGGAATATCTCCATACCGTATTGCAACTGATATTAGAATATTCGATAGATACGACATCATTTGGAAAAATAGCGATAACGCTTAATTACCAGAATGATAAAAAAGAAATATCTATTGATATTAAAGATAGTGGTGCAGGCTTAACCTCGGAAGAGTTATTAAATATACAGCACCCTTTCTCAGGTAAAATACAGACTCCATCTTCATTTACACGATCCGGCGTTACCTTCTATTTATGCCGTATGCTATGTAAAAAAATGGGCGGGAGATTTACCATCCATAGCAGTATCGCAATTGGTTCACATTATAAAATAACGCTGCCTATAGAATCGGCGACTATTGTAGATAATTATCCGCCATTATTAGAAGATATTAATATTCGCCTATCTCTCCATAATCTGGATGTTTCTCGGATAATTAAAAATACACTCACTCATTATGGTGCAAAACTCTTAGATTTAAATGAAAATTCTCACCACAATGACTGGGATTTATTAATCACAGACAACGATGATAATGATTATAAAAATATTGTAAAAGTTTCAGGAAATATCATAAACATAAACAAAGTCACACCTCAGTACATTGAGGCTAATTATAACTTTGCAAACGAGTTGATTGATGCTATTTCTTTACTGATTGAGAATTCAGAGCTTGAATATGAAAATTCACTTTCATCTCACTCTGTAACAGTCATAAATGATGAAGACTTCTCAATGAACGATAAGTCATTAGAAAATATACTTCTAACTTATAGAAATACTCTATCTAAAAGCGATTATAAGGATTTGTTCATAACAACAGTTCCGATGGATATTAATAAACTGTATAATAGCGAAAGTGTTGAGGATTTGACCGAACTGAAAAACACAGCACATCGTCTAAAAGGAGTTTTTGCTATGTTGGATTTTAAGTTCCTACATAAGATATGTGAAAATTTGGAGCTTTACATAGCTGAAGAAAACAGCATAAAAATAAGTGATAGCATTAGGAAACTGGATATTTCAGTAAAAAAACTAATGCCAGAAGGTAACCTATAA
- the rcsB gene encoding response regulator transcription factor RcsB: MNNLNVIVADDHPIVLFGIRKSLEQIEWVNIVGEFEDSTSLINNLTRLNADVLVTDLSMPGDKYGDGITLIKYIKRHYPDLSVIVLTMNNNPAILSAILELDIEGIVLKQGAPADLPKALAALQKGKKFTPESVTNLLAKVNASGYGDKRLSPKESEVLRLFAEGFLVTEIAKKLNRSIKTISSQKKSAMLKLGVDNDIALLNYLSSVSINTPAPDKDKQ; the protein is encoded by the coding sequence ATGAATAACCTAAATGTCATTGTTGCCGATGACCATCCTATTGTTCTTTTCGGTATTAGAAAGTCACTCGAACAGATTGAATGGGTTAATATCGTTGGTGAATTTGAAGACTCAACATCATTGATTAATAACCTAACCCGTTTAAATGCAGATGTTTTAGTGACTGACCTCTCTATGCCTGGAGATAAATATGGTGATGGTATTACGTTAATCAAATATATTAAACGTCATTACCCAGATTTATCTGTTATCGTTCTAACAATGAACAATAATCCAGCAATTTTAAGTGCTATTTTGGAATTAGATATTGAAGGAATTGTTCTAAAACAAGGTGCTCCTGCTGATTTACCAAAAGCATTAGCTGCATTACAAAAAGGTAAGAAGTTTACACCTGAGAGTGTCACTAATTTACTTGCAAAAGTGAATGCAAGTGGTTATGGCGATAAGCGCTTATCACCAAAAGAGAGTGAAGTGTTACGCCTATTTGCTGAAGGTTTTCTCGTCACCGAAATTGCTAAAAAATTAAACCGTAGTATTAAAACCATAAGTAGCCAAAAAAAGTCTGCTATGTTAAAGCTTGGCGTTGATAATGATATTGCGCTACTTAACTATTTATCTTCTGTCAGTATCAATACTCCAGCGCCTGATAAAGATAAACAGTAA
- the rcsC gene encoding two-component system sensor histidine kinase RcsC: protein MLGLMLWGMGAFITLFILYAQFNESKSDIRQHFYSGFETIQSFIVQTGETLNSIQSMTEQHRDKLLEQPNYPLLPTDVSFSFYSLLPGSDCEHFKEKTKYYRNAFEQLIYFWKDSIAAPQGLNHVFIIGSKSYCMIDFPIRTTVSDIEILKKTAYESARYYSSLKLNQHKRNLYTIVHSAQPDSGQIYLLQPTYHGNIIAGYIGLERSIKLSQFNPHHIEDIEIFITTPSNHPVLYYPANADIRSSNLLSISDHSFFGFSSDYSKLIFKKRLAPSSMTLFYTAPISEILAGLKAPLFYGAMINIFTGCLIFFLIWFLERKMLVPAANTAIRLEEHEQFNHKIVASAPVGIIILRLSDGGNILSNELAHNYFRLLSEDDKQRILTIIRQKSSQYIDVVTSNSTHLQISFVNSRYQNEDVAICVLIDISTRVQMEKSLQDVADAAEQANQAKSMFLATVSHELRTPLYGIIGNIELLQGTELSEKANRLVNTMDNSSSLLLQIISDILDFSKIESEQLKIENKLFNCRDVFSFVLENYLPLFAKKQISVYSCIEPDVPDLLLSDSVRLQQVISNIVNNSIKFTDSGFVLFYVWSDGNYLKIEIRDSGIGMTEPVILKLFDPFFQVYDQNNIGHKGTGLGLAICEKLINLMDGDIEVSSQSGLGSSFIIRIPLYDQKYITKNIPEYRSHYKIAIICQNSFLANFLVRLLRHQHFDAFSSKTVVKNKKYDLLITDNNEISEINAQKEIVLNGLYVGDLKEIAPNKWLFNTYQNEKLPIIIDKIISKMMQEQEPSLKEESHQVEQSADNSALGSHRVLIVDDHPINRLLLSEQISNIGFKVCTAIDGLDALKYIEEHEIDIVLSDVNMPNMDGYELARALRKTGYTLPIIALTANAMAEEKQRCIDAGMDDCLSKPTKINVLKETLLKYCH from the coding sequence ATCCTCGGCTTGATGCTATGGGGAATGGGTGCCTTTATCACATTATTTATTCTTTATGCACAATTTAATGAAAGCAAATCGGATATTCGCCAACATTTTTATTCGGGCTTTGAAACGATACAAAGTTTTATTGTACAAACGGGAGAAACCTTAAATTCAATTCAATCTATGACGGAACAACATAGAGATAAATTATTAGAACAACCTAATTATCCGCTATTACCAACAGATGTATCCTTTTCATTTTATTCATTATTACCAGGTTCAGACTGCGAGCATTTTAAAGAGAAAACAAAATATTATCGTAATGCATTCGAGCAATTAATTTATTTTTGGAAAGACAGTATTGCAGCACCACAAGGTTTAAATCATGTTTTTATCATAGGTAGTAAAAGTTATTGCATGATAGATTTTCCTATTCGCACAACTGTTTCAGATATAGAAATACTCAAAAAGACAGCGTATGAAAGTGCACGCTATTACTCCAGTCTGAAATTAAACCAGCATAAGCGTAACTTGTATACCATTGTACATAGTGCTCAACCTGATTCTGGGCAAATTTATCTTCTGCAACCGACTTACCATGGCAATATCATTGCAGGTTATATTGGGTTAGAACGATCTATTAAATTAAGTCAATTCAATCCGCACCATATTGAAGATATTGAAATATTTATCACGACGCCGAGTAATCATCCTGTTTTATATTATCCAGCGAATGCTGATATAAGAAGTTCTAATTTACTTTCTATTTCAGATCACAGTTTTTTTGGTTTTAGTTCTGATTATTCAAAATTAATTTTCAAAAAACGTTTAGCACCATCATCAATGACATTGTTTTATACCGCACCTATCAGTGAAATACTTGCCGGGCTGAAAGCGCCGTTATTTTATGGTGCAATGATTAATATATTTACTGGGTGCCTGATTTTTTTTCTCATTTGGTTTTTAGAGAGAAAAATGTTAGTTCCTGCGGCGAATACAGCTATTCGCTTAGAAGAGCATGAGCAATTTAATCATAAGATAGTCGCATCAGCCCCTGTTGGAATTATTATTTTAAGACTGAGTGATGGTGGAAATATTCTCAGCAATGAATTAGCGCATAATTATTTTCGTTTATTGAGTGAAGATGATAAGCAAAGAATATTAACTATCATTCGTCAAAAATCGAGTCAATATATTGATGTTGTCACCAGCAATAGTACACACTTACAAATTAGCTTTGTGAATTCTCGCTATCAAAATGAAGATGTTGCTATTTGTGTTCTCATTGATATTAGTACTCGAGTTCAAATGGAAAAATCATTACAGGACGTTGCTGATGCTGCTGAACAAGCGAATCAGGCGAAATCAATGTTCTTAGCGACAGTCAGCCATGAACTTAGAACGCCACTTTATGGAATTATTGGTAATATTGAGTTATTACAAGGAACTGAGCTATCAGAAAAAGCGAATCGTTTAGTTAACACAATGGATAATTCATCTTCATTACTGTTACAGATTATTAGCGATATACTTGATTTTTCTAAAATTGAATCTGAGCAATTAAAAATTGAAAATAAGCTCTTTAACTGTCGTGATGTATTCTCTTTCGTATTAGAAAACTATTTACCTTTATTTGCGAAAAAACAAATTTCTGTTTATTCGTGCATTGAACCTGATGTGCCGGATTTATTACTTAGTGATTCTGTTAGATTACAGCAAGTAATATCTAATATAGTGAATAACAGTATCAAGTTTACCGATTCAGGTTTTGTACTATTCTATGTTTGGAGCGATGGAAATTATCTAAAAATTGAGATTAGAGATTCAGGTATTGGTATGACAGAGCCTGTTATATTAAAGTTATTTGACCCATTTTTCCAAGTCTATGATCAAAATAATATTGGACATAAAGGTACTGGCTTAGGTTTGGCTATTTGTGAAAAGCTAATTAATTTAATGGATGGAGATATTGAAGTTAGTTCACAGAGTGGATTAGGCAGTTCATTTATTATTCGAATACCGTTATATGATCAAAAATATATTACAAAAAATATACCGGAGTATAGAAGTCACTACAAAATTGCAATTATTTGCCAAAATAGTTTCTTGGCAAATTTTTTAGTTCGATTACTTCGTCACCAACATTTTGATGCTTTTTCTAGTAAAACTGTGGTGAAAAATAAAAAGTATGATTTGCTCATTACTGATAATAATGAAATAAGTGAAATAAATGCACAGAAAGAAATAGTTTTAAATGGTTTATATGTAGGTGACTTAAAAGAAATAGCGCCTAATAAATGGCTATTTAATACTTACCAAAATGAAAAACTACCTATAATTATTGATAAAATAATTTCAAAAATGATGCAAGAACAAGAGCCATCATTGAAAGAGGAAAGTCATCAAGTTGAACAGTCAGCAGACAACAGCGCTTTAGGTTCACACCGAGTTCTTATTGTTGATGATCACCCTATCAATAGATTATTGCTCAGCGAGCAGATCTCGAATATTGGATTTAAAGTTTGCACTGCTATAGATGGTTTAGATGCATTAAAATATATTGAAGAACATGAAATTGATATTGTTTTATCAGATGTCAATATGCCTAATATGGATGGTTACGAGCTGGCGAGAGCTTTACGTAAAACAGGGTATACATTGCCGATTATTGCGTTAACTGCGAATGCAATGGCAGAAGAGAAGCAACGTTGTATTGATGCTGGTATGGATGATTGTTTATCAAAACCAACGAAGATTAATGTATTAAAAGAGACTTTATTAAAATACTGCCATTAA
- the gyrA gene encoding DNA topoisomerase (ATP-hydrolyzing) subunit A translates to MSEIAREITPVNIEEELKSSYLDYAMSVIVGRALPDVRDGLKPVHRRVLFAMHVLGNDWNKPYKKSARIVGDVIGKYHPHGDSAVYETIVRLAQPFSMRYMLIDGQGNFGSVDGDSAAAMRYTEIRMAKISNEILADLEKDTVDYVPNYDGTELIPEVMPTRIPNLLVNGSSGIAVGMATNIPPHNIGEIINGCLAYIDDEDISVEGLMEHIPGPDFPTAAIINGRRGIIDAYRTGRGKIYIRARAEVEVDEKNGRETIIVHEIPYQVNKARLIEKIAELVKEKRVEGISALRDESDKDGMRIVIEIKRDAVGEVVLNNLYSLTQLQVSFGINMVALQNGQPKILNLKDIISAFVRHRREVVTRRTIFELRKARDRAHILEALAVALANIDPIIELIRQAPTPAEAKAGLISRPWDLGNVAAMLERAGDDAARPEWLEESFGVHDGKYFLTEQQAQAILDLRLQKLTGLEHEKLLDEYRELLKQIEELLFILRSPERLMEVIREELVVIRDVYGDARRTEITENTADINIEDLISQEDVVVTLSHQGYVKYQPLTDYEAQRRGGKGKSAARIKEEDFIERLLVANTHDTILCFSSRGRLYWMKVYQLPEASRGARGRPIVNLLPLEQDERITAILPVRDYEEGYFVFMATASGTVKKTPLQDFSRPRSAGIIAVNLNEGDELIGVDLTDGTNEVMLFSAQGKVVRFQEDAVRAMGRTATGVRGIRLMEDDKVVSLIIPRGEGNILTVTENGYGKRTAEQEYPTKSRATQGVISIKVSERNGHVVGAIQVDETDQIMMITDAGTLVRTRVSEVSVVGRNTQGVTLIRTAEDEKVVGLQRVAETEDDENSDDENNDVDNIPTDSDIDTEE, encoded by the coding sequence ATGAGCGAGATTGCCAGAGAAATCACCCCGGTCAATATCGAAGAAGAACTCAAAAGTTCGTATTTGGATTACGCGATGTCAGTTATTGTCGGGCGCGCGCTTCCAGATGTTCGAGATGGGCTGAAGCCAGTACACCGTAGAGTTTTATTCGCGATGCATGTTCTGGGAAATGATTGGAATAAACCCTATAAAAAATCTGCCCGTATAGTCGGGGACGTTATCGGTAAATATCACCCACATGGTGACAGTGCTGTTTATGAGACAATTGTTCGTCTAGCACAGCCTTTTTCCATGCGCTATATGCTGATAGATGGTCAGGGAAACTTTGGTTCCGTTGACGGAGACTCTGCAGCTGCGATGCGTTATACGGAAATCCGTATGGCGAAAATTTCGAATGAAATATTAGCGGATCTTGAAAAAGATACGGTTGATTATGTCCCGAACTATGATGGTACTGAACTAATTCCTGAGGTCATGCCGACGAGAATTCCAAACCTTTTGGTGAATGGATCTTCAGGTATTGCTGTCGGAATGGCAACCAATATACCTCCTCACAATATAGGAGAAATAATCAATGGTTGCCTAGCTTATATTGATGATGAAGATATCAGTGTTGAAGGCTTGATGGAGCACATTCCGGGACCTGATTTCCCGACAGCTGCTATCATTAATGGCCGCCGTGGGATTATTGATGCATACCGCACGGGACGCGGAAAAATTTATATTCGTGCTCGCGCTGAGGTTGAAGTTGACGAGAAAAATGGTCGCGAAACCATTATTGTGCATGAAATTCCTTATCAAGTTAACAAAGCACGTTTAATTGAAAAAATTGCTGAGTTAGTCAAAGAAAAACGTGTTGAAGGTATCAGTGCACTGCGTGATGAGTCAGATAAAGATGGTATGCGCATTGTTATTGAAATTAAACGTGATGCGGTTGGTGAAGTTGTCCTAAATAATCTTTATTCATTAACACAGCTTCAAGTTTCTTTTGGGATTAATATGGTGGCGTTGCAAAATGGCCAGCCTAAAATTTTAAACTTAAAAGATATTATTTCAGCGTTTGTACGACACCGCCGTGAAGTTGTGACTCGCCGTACTATTTTTGAATTACGTAAAGCCCGTGATCGCGCTCATATCCTTGAAGCTTTAGCGGTTGCCTTAGCAAACATTGATCCAATTATTGAATTGATCCGTCAAGCGCCTACTCCTGCAGAAGCAAAAGCTGGTTTAATTTCACGCCCATGGGATTTAGGCAATGTTGCGGCGATGCTTGAGCGTGCCGGTGATGATGCCGCGCGCCCAGAATGGTTAGAAGAATCATTTGGTGTTCATGATGGAAAATATTTCCTAACAGAGCAGCAAGCACAAGCTATTTTGGATTTACGCCTACAAAAATTAACGGGTCTTGAACACGAAAAACTGCTGGATGAATATCGTGAACTTCTTAAACAAATAGAAGAATTACTGTTTATTCTGCGTAGCCCTGAGCGTTTAATGGAAGTTATTCGTGAAGAGCTAGTGGTTATCCGTGATGTTTATGGTGATGCACGTCGTACGGAAATTACTGAAAATACAGCTGATATTAATATTGAAGATTTAATTAGCCAAGAAGATGTGGTTGTTACCTTATCTCACCAAGGTTATGTAAAATATCAGCCATTAACTGATTACGAAGCACAGCGTCGTGGCGGTAAAGGTAAATCGGCTGCACGTATAAAAGAAGAAGACTTTATTGAGCGATTATTAGTCGCGAACACACATGATACAATTTTGTGTTTCTCAAGCCGTGGTCGTCTCTACTGGATGAAGGTTTATCAATTACCGGAAGCAAGTCGCGGTGCGCGTGGTCGTCCAATTGTCAATTTGTTACCACTAGAGCAAGATGAACGTATCACTGCTATTTTACCTGTTCGCGATTATGAAGAAGGTTACTTTGTCTTCATGGCGACAGCCAGCGGTACAGTGAAGAAAACACCTTTACAAGATTTCAGCCGTCCAAGAAGTGCGGGTATTATTGCCGTTAACTTAAATGAAGGCGATGAATTGATCGGTGTTGACTTAACAGATGGTACGAATGAAGTCATGTTGTTCTCTGCACAAGGCAAAGTTGTACGTTTCCAAGAAGATGCTGTTCGTGCAATGGGTCGTACTGCGACGGGTGTTCGTGGTATTCGCCTGATGGAAGATGATAAAGTTGTATCATTAATTATTCCTCGTGGTGAAGGGAACATCTTAACCGTAACTGAAAATGGTTATGGTAAGCGTACTGCTGAACAAGAATATCCGACGAAATCTCGCGCAACTCAGGGTGTTATTTCGATTAAGGTCAGTGAACGTAATGGCCATGTTGTTGGTGCTATTCAAGTAGACGAAACTGACCAAATCATGATGATCACGGATGCGGGTACATTAGTGCGTACACGCGTTTCTGAAGTGAGTGTTGTTGGGCGGAATACTCAAGGCGTGACTTTAATTAGAACTGCTGAAGATGAAAAAGTTGTTGGTCTACAACGTGTTGCTGAAACAGAAGATGATGAAAATTCTGATGATGAAAACAATGATGTAGATAATATACCAACGGATTCTGATATCGATACTGAAGAATAA
- the ubiG gene encoding bifunctional 2-polyprenyl-6-hydroxyphenol methylase/3-demethylubiquinol 3-O-methyltransferase UbiG: protein MNDTSAPTYQNVDKQEIEKFEAIASRWWDLEGEFAPLHRINPLRLGYIMQRVDGLFGKKVLDVGCGGGILSESMAREGAEVTGLDMGADPLMVARLHSLESGIPVDYVQETVEQHADKFPQTYDVVTCMEMLEHVPDPQSVVHACAKLVKPGGHVIFSTINRNKKAWLMAVVGAEYILKMVPKGTHDAKKFIRPSELISWVDETQLKDKHIIGLHLNILKDKFYLGPNVDVNYMLHTVSE from the coding sequence ATGAACGATACTTCTGCCCCCACTTATCAAAATGTCGATAAGCAGGAAATCGAAAAATTCGAAGCCATTGCCTCTCGCTGGTGGGATTTAGAAGGTGAATTTGCACCTCTTCATCGTATCAATCCCTTACGCTTGGGTTATATCATGCAACGTGTTGATGGTTTATTCGGGAAAAAAGTTTTAGATGTCGGATGTGGTGGTGGTATTTTGTCCGAAAGCATGGCCCGAGAAGGTGCAGAAGTCACGGGACTTGATATGGGCGCAGATCCGCTAATGGTCGCTCGCCTGCATTCCCTTGAATCAGGCATTCCTGTTGATTATGTACAAGAAACAGTCGAGCAGCATGCTGATAAATTTCCTCAGACCTATGATGTGGTCACCTGTATGGAAATGTTAGAACATGTTCCTGATCCGCAATCCGTTGTTCATGCTTGTGCAAAATTAGTCAAACCTGGTGGTCATGTTATTTTTTCTACCATTAATCGAAATAAAAAAGCATGGCTAATGGCTGTCGTCGGTGCTGAATATATTCTAAAAATGGTGCCTAAAGGTACCCATGATGCGAAAAAATTTATTCGCCCCTCAGAATTGATTAGTTGGGTTGATGAAACTCAATTAAAAGATAAACATATTATTGGGTTACACCTAAATATCTTAAAAGATAAATTCTATTTGGGACCCAATGTTGACGTGAACTATATGCTACATACTGTAAGCGAATAA